GTTCTCGCGACAGACTCGCGTGTCCTTCGCTGGGGTCCGGCCCGCACAAGGCAGCGTGTAGTtgttgcggggggggggttgcacaGCCGCTTGCACGCTATAGGGTGCAGCTGGACGCGGGGGTGTCTGGGCTGCGATCAGCGGGGGCCCCGGCTAGCAGCCGCCCCGCCCGagctagccccagccccagccccgccccggcGATTCGCTGCTCCTGCCGGCTCCGCGCTGCGCCCCACGGGCGGGCACAGCACGTGCTGAGCGGGAcccggggtgcgggggggggcagcGCGCGCCCACGTGAGGCGGGCGGCTCGTGGCgaggccctgggggagggggagggccagCGCGCGCCCCGCCCGTCACTCACTGATCCGCAGCAGCGCCACGTAGAGGAGGAAGGTGCGGACCGAGCTGAAAACATCCTGCCGCATCTTCCGCTTCAGCTCCTCCGGGTCCATCTtgggccccggccccagcccctcgATCCGGAACATGGCGGCGGCCAGACTGCTCGGGCTCCGCGGCCGGGACTGCGGCTCGGCGGCGGGCGCTGCTGCCCCGCTCCGCCTTCTGGCCCCGCCCGCGCTACGGCTCCTCAGCAGGGACACGCGCGGTCACAACCGCCTCCCCGCCACTCTGCGCAGGCGCACAGGGGAGCACGACAGAAAGGGAGCGAGTCACGTGACTACGGAGCGGCGTggcggccccacctcttccgcaGGCGT
This genomic window from Trachemys scripta elegans isolate TJP31775 chromosome 6, CAS_Tse_1.0, whole genome shotgun sequence contains:
- the TOMM5 gene encoding mitochondrial import receptor subunit TOM5 homolog, which translates into the protein MFRIEGLGPGPKMDPEELKRKMRQDVFSSVRTFLLYVALLRITPYILKKLDSI